In Spirosoma sp. KUDC1026, the sequence GGATTCAGCCCCGACCTCGATGTACCGCAGGGGGCTGAGGAAGCCGACGGGCAGGATGCGCTCATTCGCGCGGTTCGGCGGCAGATCGGCAAGGGAGCCGACGCCATTAAAATTTACGCCGACTACCGCTGGGGCCTCATGGCCGACGCTAAACCAACATTTACGCTGGACGAACTAAAACTCATTGTTGAGGTCGCCAAAAGCAGCGGCCGGGGCGTAGTGGCTCACGCCAGTACCGCCGAAGGAATGCGCCGGGCGATTCTGGCGGGTTGCGAAACCGTCGAACATGGCGATGCCGGAACCCCCGAGATTTTTGCTCTGATGAAGCAGCACGGTACGGCCCTCTGCCCTACCCTGGCGGCTGGCGATGCCGTGAGTCAGTACCGCGGCTGGAAGAAAGGCCAGGAACCGGAGCCAGAACGGATCAAGCAGAAACGCCTTACGTTTAAACAGGCACTGGATGCGGGCGTCACCATCTGCGCTGGGGGCGATGTAGGCGTATTTTCGCACGGCGATAACGCCCGTGAGCTGGTCATGATGGTTGACTACGGCCTGAAACCGCTGGACGTATTACGTTCTGCCACGGCCACCAACGCCGATGTCTTTCACCTCAACGACCGGGGCCGCGTCAAGCCGGGTCTGCTGGCCGATCTGGTTATCGTAACCGGCGACCCAACCAGGCAGATCGACGCGATTCGGTCGTCGAACGTAAAGCTGGTTCTGAAAGGGGGTAAAATCTATGATCCGGCAACAGTAGCCCGTTAACGATTCGAATCCGGCAGGCTGCCAGCGTCCCTGGATTCAACCTGCTATGAAACAAGCTATTATTCGCTGGCGGCCGGTGGTCCGGTTTCGCTCATTCAATCATTCGCTCTTCCGCTCGTTTGCCCTTTCGCTCATTTACCTTTGCGTGTTTTTTCCCCCGCTTTCGTCTGTTATTGGGCTTTTTGGACTAACTTTCGCCTTTTGGCGTATTTAACTGCCTAATCCTTTATCACAGCATATTCTCTACCCATTTTTTTGTATGGCAAACGCTGCTGAATTAACCGTCGATGGTAAATCGTATTCGTTTCCAACCTTAGAAGGAAGCGAGCACGAAAAGGCCTTCGATATCTCTAGCCTTCGCGATCAGACAGGTTACGTTACGCTTGACCGGGGTTACAAGAACACCGGTGCTACCAAAAGTGCAATCACGTTCCTGAATGGCGAAGAAGGAATCCTGCGGTACCGCGGCTACTCGATTGAAGATTTAGCCGCCAAAGCGTCCTTTCTGGAGGTGGCTTATCTGCTCATTTACGGCGAGTTGCCTACCCAGGAACAGTTCTCCGAGTTTGAAAACGCTATTCGTCGGCATACA encodes:
- a CDS encoding metal-dependent hydrolase family protein; its protein translation is MKKRLLLLLFFPTCLVAQSIYLLKPDRVFDGERVHEGWVVRTNGEKIESVGPAGSVSATGATVLELKGTTLLPGLIEGHSHLLLHPYNETSWDDQVLREPRSLRVSRATVHAQRTLLAGFTTVRDLGTEGADYDDVGIKQAINQGIIPGPRMMVVTRALIASGSYGPKGFSPDLDVPQGAEEADGQDALIRAVRRQIGKGADAIKIYADYRWGLMADAKPTFTLDELKLIVEVAKSSGRGVVAHASTAEGMRRAILAGCETVEHGDAGTPEIFALMKQHGTALCPTLAAGDAVSQYRGWKKGQEPEPERIKQKRLTFKQALDAGVTICAGGDVGVFSHGDNARELVMMVDYGLKPLDVLRSATATNADVFHLNDRGRVKPGLLADLVIVTGDPTRQIDAIRSSNVKLVLKGGKIYDPATVAR